Proteins from one Gasterosteus aculeatus chromosome 11, fGasAcu3.hap1.1, whole genome shotgun sequence genomic window:
- the hoatz gene encoding cilia- and flagella-associated protein HOATZ, which produces MSAPVATPVRGDLEPFFTVFDGSSPADASHARLLWSSLSLLPPLESRLVSADVRQRLPVSRPQRRSGGTGPERAAPPPTPSSEPALRLEERRRYAAMADQRRETLARLRRQREQRLRREASGPRRRLCEERSTTPRGPAHSEADEELVKQLPSIC; this is translated from the coding sequence ATGTCCGCCCCGGTCGCGACCCCCGTCCGGGGGGACTTGGAGCCGTTCTTCACCGTGTTTGACGGCTCTTCCCCGGCGGACGCGTCCCACGCACGGCTGCTGTGGAGCTCGCTGTCCCTCCTCCCGCCGCTGGAGTCCCGGCTGGTGTCCGCCGACGTCCGCCAGAGGCTGCCGGTGTCCCGGCCGCAGCGCCGCTCCGGCGGCACCGGGCCCgagcgggccgccccgccgccaacGCCGAGCTCGGAGCCCGCTCTCCGGCTGGAAGAGCGGCGGCGGTACGCGGCCATGGCCGACCAGAGGAGGGAGACGTTGGCTCGGCTGCGCCGGCAGCGGGAGCAGAGGCTCCGGAGGGAGGCGAGCGGCCCGAGGCGGAGGCTCTGCGAGGAGAGAAGCACGACGCCGCGGGGACCTGCGCACTCGGAGGCGGACGAAGAGCTGGTGAAGCAGCTGCCGTCCATCTGTTAG
- the gsg1l gene encoding germ cell-specific gene 1-like protein isoform X2 — MKTTRKCRALLSVGLNLVALFFSTTAFITTYWCEGTQRVPKPNCSKQRRHNCIDYGVNETDQNKVHYSWETGDDRFLFRRFHTGIWYSCEENIHEPGVLWLSVVSEVLYILLLVVGFSLMCLELFHSSNVIDGLKLNAFAAVFTVLSGLLGMVAHMMYTQVFQITVSLGPEDWRPHSWDYGWSFCMAWASFTCCMAASVTTLNSYTKTVIEFRHKRKLFEQGLREEQNYLDQEAFHYFQDRSLQSISSAVEVYPGHGGARAGLLVSGPVPGPGPGAGRGKMRGTSASADLGENTDSLGEEQC; from the exons ATGAAGACGACGCGTAAGTGTCGCGCTCTGCTGTCCGTGGGGCTGAACCTGGTGGCGCTGttcttctccaccaccgcctTCATCACCACGTACTGGTGCGAGGGCACCCAGCGCGTGCCCAAGCCCAACTGCAGCAAGCAGCGGCGCCACAACTGCATCGACTACGGCGTGAACGAGACGGACCAGAACAAGGTCCACTACAGCTGGGAGACCGGCGACGACCGCTTCCTCTTCCGCCGCTTCCACACCGGCATCTGGTACTCCTGCGAGGAGAACATCCACGAGCCAG GTGTGCTGTGGCTGTCCGTGGTGTCCGAGGTGCTCTacatcctgctgctggtggtgggcTTCAGCCTCATGTGTCTCGAGCTCTTCCACTCGAGCAACGTCATCGACGGACTCAAACTCAACGCCTTCGCCGCCGTCTTCACCGTGCTCTCCG gtctTTTAGGGATGGTGGCCCACATGATGTACACTCAAGTGTTCCAGATCACCGTCAGTCTTGGTCCTGAAGACTGGAGGCCTCACAGCTGGGACTACGGCTGGTCCTTCTG CATGGCTTGGGCTTCCTTCACCTGCTGCATGGCCGCCTCCGTCACCACCCTCAACTCCTACACCAAGACGGTGATCGAGTTCAGGCACAAGCGCAAGCTGTTCGAGCAGGGCCTCCGCGAGGAACAGAACTACCTGGACCAGGAGGCCTTCCACTACTTCCAGGACCGCTCCCTCCAGTCCATCTCCAGCGCCGTGGAGGTCTACCCGGGCCACGGCGGAGCCAGAGCCGGACTGCTGGTCTCGGGCCCAGTTCCCGGTCCGGGCCCCGGCGCCGGCCGGGGGAAGATGAGGGGCACCTCGGCCTCCGCGGACCTGGGGGAGAACACGGACTCGCTGGGGGAGGAGCAGTGCTGa
- the gsg1l gene encoding germ cell-specific gene 1-like protein isoform X1, producing MKTTRKCRALLSVGLNLVALFFSTTAFITTYWCEGTQRVPKPNCSKQRRHNCIDYGVNETDQNKVHYSWETGDDRFLFRRFHTGIWYSCEENIHEPGEKCRSFIDLAPASERGVLWLSVVSEVLYILLLVVGFSLMCLELFHSSNVIDGLKLNAFAAVFTVLSGLLGMVAHMMYTQVFQITVSLGPEDWRPHSWDYGWSFCMAWASFTCCMAASVTTLNSYTKTVIEFRHKRKLFEQGLREEQNYLDQEAFHYFQDRSLQSISSAVEVYPGHGGARAGLLVSGPVPGPGPGAGRGKMRGTSASADLGENTDSLGEEQC from the exons ATGAAGACGACGCGTAAGTGTCGCGCTCTGCTGTCCGTGGGGCTGAACCTGGTGGCGCTGttcttctccaccaccgcctTCATCACCACGTACTGGTGCGAGGGCACCCAGCGCGTGCCCAAGCCCAACTGCAGCAAGCAGCGGCGCCACAACTGCATCGACTACGGCGTGAACGAGACGGACCAGAACAAGGTCCACTACAGCTGGGAGACCGGCGACGACCGCTTCCTCTTCCGCCGCTTCCACACCGGCATCTGGTACTCCTGCGAGGAGAACATCCACGAGCCAG GTGAGAAGTGCCGGAGCTTCATTGATCTCGCCCCGGCGTCAGAGAGAG GTGTGCTGTGGCTGTCCGTGGTGTCCGAGGTGCTCTacatcctgctgctggtggtgggcTTCAGCCTCATGTGTCTCGAGCTCTTCCACTCGAGCAACGTCATCGACGGACTCAAACTCAACGCCTTCGCCGCCGTCTTCACCGTGCTCTCCG gtctTTTAGGGATGGTGGCCCACATGATGTACACTCAAGTGTTCCAGATCACCGTCAGTCTTGGTCCTGAAGACTGGAGGCCTCACAGCTGGGACTACGGCTGGTCCTTCTG CATGGCTTGGGCTTCCTTCACCTGCTGCATGGCCGCCTCCGTCACCACCCTCAACTCCTACACCAAGACGGTGATCGAGTTCAGGCACAAGCGCAAGCTGTTCGAGCAGGGCCTCCGCGAGGAACAGAACTACCTGGACCAGGAGGCCTTCCACTACTTCCAGGACCGCTCCCTCCAGTCCATCTCCAGCGCCGTGGAGGTCTACCCGGGCCACGGCGGAGCCAGAGCCGGACTGCTGGTCTCGGGCCCAGTTCCCGGTCCGGGCCCCGGCGCCGGCCGGGGGAAGATGAGGGGCACCTCGGCCTCCGCGGACCTGGGGGAGAACACGGACTCGCTGGGGGAGGAGCAGTGCTGa